From a region of the Listeria monocytogenes ATCC 19117 genome:
- the mdrM gene encoding multidrug efflux MFS transporter MdrM, whose translation MNMKAASTSVKRNGILIVMLMGAFVTILNQTLMNVALPSIMKDFGITASQGQWLSTGFMLVNGVMIPMTAFLIERFTTRQLYLFAMITFAIGTAIGGFATDYTMLIAGRMVQAIGAGIVMPLLTVVVLNLFPMERRGRAMGLIGLAMNFAPAIGPTLSGWIVQQYDWRNLFFIIIPFAILDIVVAIFLLKNVGKRTFPKLDILGVIMSTVGFGSLLLGFSNAGDHDWLTWKVAGFIILGLVVLGIFIRYQTSNKAPLLNFRVFKYPTFALTTAISFFVVMGLFGGMLLLPIFLQTVRGFSPLESGLVLLPGALVTAILSPVTGVMFDRFGAKYLSLVGLIIMAGSTFMFTNLDESTTLTFIIIVQTIRSAGMAMVMMPLQTAALNSLPLKLASHGSAMFNTMRQVAGSIGTAALITVMSKSAASFATKLGPADVIGKTKTDIANHVLIHGIETAFLVAGILSVVACVLALFIQKNRSAMDPIVTKTEKA comes from the coding sequence TTGAATATGAAAGCAGCAAGTACATCAGTGAAGCGTAATGGTATTTTGATTGTTATGCTTATGGGCGCCTTTGTTACGATTCTCAACCAAACGTTGATGAATGTCGCGCTACCAAGTATTATGAAAGATTTTGGAATTACAGCCAGTCAAGGGCAATGGTTATCGACTGGATTTATGTTGGTTAATGGTGTCATGATTCCAATGACGGCCTTTTTAATTGAACGATTTACAACGCGTCAGCTTTACTTATTTGCGATGATTACCTTTGCGATTGGTACTGCAATTGGCGGATTTGCGACAGATTATACGATGCTTATTGCTGGCCGTATGGTACAAGCAATTGGGGCTGGGATTGTTATGCCACTTCTTACTGTTGTGGTCTTAAACTTATTCCCGATGGAACGAAGAGGGCGAGCAATGGGCTTAATTGGTCTTGCTATGAACTTTGCTCCAGCAATTGGTCCGACACTTTCAGGGTGGATTGTTCAACAATATGATTGGCGCAATTTATTCTTTATTATTATTCCTTTCGCGATTCTTGATATTGTCGTAGCGATTTTCTTACTTAAAAATGTCGGAAAAAGAACTTTCCCGAAACTCGATATCCTTGGGGTTATCATGTCAACAGTCGGGTTTGGTAGTTTATTATTAGGATTTAGTAATGCTGGAGACCATGATTGGTTAACATGGAAAGTAGCTGGATTTATTATTCTTGGTCTAGTAGTGCTAGGAATATTTATTCGTTACCAAACAAGCAACAAAGCGCCACTACTTAACTTTAGAGTATTTAAATATCCTACCTTTGCGCTTACAACAGCCATTAGTTTCTTTGTTGTAATGGGCCTTTTTGGTGGCATGTTATTACTACCAATTTTCTTACAAACTGTTAGAGGATTTTCACCACTAGAATCGGGGCTTGTTCTCTTGCCGGGTGCGCTTGTCACGGCGATACTTTCACCTGTAACTGGGGTGATGTTTGACCGTTTTGGGGCTAAATATTTATCACTTGTTGGCTTAATTATCATGGCGGGATCGACCTTCATGTTTACCAACTTGGATGAATCTACTACATTGACTTTTATTATTATTGTACAAACGATTCGTTCGGCTGGGATGGCGATGGTTATGATGCCACTGCAAACAGCAGCGCTCAACTCGCTTCCATTAAAACTAGCATCTCATGGTTCAGCAATGTTTAATACCATGCGTCAAGTTGCTGGTTCAATCGGAACAGCGGCGCTTATAACGGTTATGTCTAAAAGTGCTGCGAGTTTCGCTACTAAGCTCGGACCAGCCGATGTGATTGGCAAAACTAAAACTGATATTGCCAACCATGTTCTTATCCACGGAATTGAAACGGCCTTTTTAGTTGCCGGAATTCTTTCTGTAGTTGCTTGTGTCCTAGCACTATTTATACAAAA
- a CDS encoding MarR family winged helix-turn-helix transcriptional regulator, which produces MDEKLVKEVIFSFREVQRKTHHVLAEEAANREITTTQLLAIRELQKESELTLGELAERMKLGKSTVSGIVDRLVKAGFLKRTRNESNRRALSLELTEKGATKAAETYHVFFNRLEPILEIGEERLKEMLEMHQEIITILEREGARD; this is translated from the coding sequence ATGGATGAAAAATTAGTGAAAGAGGTTATTTTCTCTTTTCGCGAAGTACAACGAAAAACACATCACGTGCTTGCAGAAGAAGCGGCGAATAGGGAGATTACAACAACCCAATTACTTGCAATCAGAGAATTACAAAAAGAATCAGAATTAACACTTGGCGAATTAGCAGAACGAATGAAGCTTGGTAAAAGTACTGTATCTGGTATTGTAGATCGATTAGTGAAAGCGGGATTTTTAAAACGTACAAGAAATGAAAGTAATCGCCGCGCACTCAGCTTAGAATTAACTGAAAAAGGAGCTACAAAAGCAGCAGAAACGTATCATGTATTCTTCAACCGTTTAGAACCTATCTTAGAGATTGGCGAAGAAAGGTTAAAAGAAATGCTAGAAATGCACCAAGAGATTATTACCATTTTAGAAAGGGAAGGTGCACGAGATTGA